In Phyllopteryx taeniolatus isolate TA_2022b chromosome 6, UOR_Ptae_1.2, whole genome shotgun sequence, one genomic interval encodes:
- the LOC133479404 gene encoding serum amyloid P-component-like, translating to MEKLLVPLMLIASCCAETRDLSGKVFVFPRETSKDHVKLMTPKTSFSAVTVCLRFLTDLTRNYGLFSLATPAISNDLVLFKINTDDVMRFHARDGGTDFLSLSFPPNSWHTMCSTWNSENGVAQLWVDGKPTVKRFVHSGQRISGKPITILGQEQDTYGGGFDATQSFIGMISRLHMWDYVISPNEIQRYEEDSNFTPGNVFNWRALDFEITGNILVEDEVM from the exons aTGGAGAAACTCTTGGTTCCCCTGATGTTGATTGCATCATGTTGCGCAGAAACCAGAG ATCTTTCTGGCAAAGTCTTTGTCTTCCCGAGGGAGACTTCCAAAGATCACGTGAAACTGATGACCCCCAAAACATCATTCAGTGCAGTGACAGTCTGTCTCAG ATTCCTCACAGATCTCACCAGGAACTATGGCCTCTTCTCTCTGGCCACGCCAGCCATCAGCAATGACTTGGTTCTCTTCAAGATAAACACGGACGACGTCATGAGATTTCACGCTCGGGACGGCGGCACAGACTTCCTGTCTCTGTCTTTTCCTCCCAACTCCTGGCACACCATGTGCTCTACCTGGAACTCTGAGAATGGTGTCGCCCAACTGTGGGTAGATGGCAAACCGACCGTCAAGAGATTTGTCCACTCGGGGCAGCGCATCAGTGGCAAACCCATCACCATCCTGGGCCAAGAGCAGGACACCTACGGGGGAGGCTTTGATGCCACTCAGTCCTTCATCGGCATGATCTCTCGACTTCACATGTGGGACTACGTCATTTCGCCGAACGAGATCCAACGCTATGAGGAGGACTCAAACTTCACCCCTGGAAACGTGTTCAACTGGAGAGCCCTCGACTTTGAAATCACTGGCAACATTTTGGTGGAAGATGAAGTCATGTAG
- the LOC133479403 gene encoding serum amyloid P-component-like has product MEKLLVVMVMLASCCAETRDLSGKVFVFPRETSKDHVKLMTPKTSFSAVTVCLRFLTDLTRNYVLFSLATPATSNEFVLFKLNTEDVISIQARNSGTHFLSLSFPPNSWHTLCSTWNSVNGIAQVWVDGKPTIKRFIHSGQPISGKPITILGQEQDTYGGGFDAAQSFIGMISRLHMWDYVLSPNEIQRYEEDSNFNPGNVFNWKALDFEITGNILVEDEVM; this is encoded by the exons ATGGAGAAACTCTTGGTTGTCATGGTGATGCTTGCATCATGTTGCGCAGAAACCAGAG ATCTTTCTGGCAAAGTCTTTGTCTTCCCAAGGGAGACTTCCAAAGATCACGTCAAACTGATGACCCCTAAAACATCATTCAGTGCAGTGACAGTCTGTCTCAG ATTCCTCACAGATCTCACCAGGAACTATGTTCTCTTCTCTCTGGCCACGCCAGCCACCAGCAATGAATTTGTGCTCTTCAAGTTGAACACGGAGGACGTGATCAGTATACAGGCACGGAACAGCGGCACGCACTTCCTGTCTCTGTCTTTTCCTCCCAACTCCTGGCACACCCTGTGCTCCACCTGGAACTCTGTAAACGGCATCGCCCAAGTGTGGGTGGACGGCAAACCCACCATCAAGAGATTTATCCACTCGGGGCAGCCCATCAGTGGCAAGCCCATCACCATCCTGGGCCAAGAGCAGGACACTTATGGGGGAGGCTTTGACGCCGCTCAGTCCTTCATCGGCATGATCTCTCGACTTCACATGTGGGACTACGTCCTCTCGCCTAATGAGATCCAACGCTATGAGGAGGACTCAAACTTCAACCCTGGGAATGTGTTCAACTGGAAAGCCCTCGACTTTGAAATCACTGGCAACATTTTGGTGGAAGATGAAGTCATGTAG